A portion of the Myxococcus stipitatus genome contains these proteins:
- a CDS encoding class I SAM-dependent methyltransferase: MSGSVLDFYEGLAEEYHLLFANWAQAVERQGAVLDALLRRCEAPPPRRVLDCACGIGTQALGLAGRGYVVHATDLSPAAVARAEREARALGVTLTTGVADMRTLDEQVAGGFHVVLALDNAVPHLLTDEDLDAAARAMASRLVSGGLLALSVRDYDTLMAQQPRFTSERVLDAPEGRRILFQLWDWAADGRTYTVHQFILRPEAGGWQTTEHTGVYRALQRVEVERALARAGLVDTRWHSPEETGFHQPLLTARRP, encoded by the coding sequence ATGAGCGGGTCCGTGCTGGACTTCTACGAGGGGCTGGCCGAGGAGTACCACCTGCTCTTCGCCAACTGGGCCCAGGCCGTGGAGCGGCAGGGCGCCGTGTTGGATGCCCTGCTGCGCCGCTGCGAGGCGCCGCCTCCTCGGCGCGTGCTCGACTGCGCGTGTGGCATCGGGACGCAGGCGCTGGGGCTCGCCGGGCGCGGCTATGTCGTCCACGCCACCGACCTGAGTCCCGCCGCCGTGGCCCGCGCCGAGCGCGAGGCGCGCGCCCTGGGCGTCACCCTCACCACCGGCGTCGCGGACATGCGCACGCTGGACGAGCAGGTGGCGGGAGGCTTCCACGTCGTGCTCGCGCTCGACAACGCGGTGCCCCACCTGCTCACCGACGAGGACCTGGACGCCGCCGCGCGGGCCATGGCCTCGCGGCTGGTGTCCGGCGGGCTGCTCGCGTTGAGCGTGCGCGACTACGACACGTTGATGGCGCAGCAGCCGCGCTTCACGTCGGAGCGGGTGCTCGACGCGCCCGAGGGGCGCCGCATCCTCTTCCAGCTCTGGGACTGGGCCGCCGACGGGCGCACGTACACCGTGCACCAGTTCATCCTCCGTCCGGAGGCGGGCGGCTGGCAGACCACCGAGCACACCGGCGTCTACCGCGCCCTCCAACGCGTGGAGGTGGAGCGCGCCCTCGCGCGCGCGGGGCTGGTGGACACGCGGTGGCACTCGCCCGAGGAGACGGGCTTCCACCAGCCGCTGCTCACCGCGCGCCGGCCCTGA